The DNA window GGGCCCCAGTGTTGAtcccaccatgtccccagggcTCTCCATGTCTCTAGAGTCCCACCATGCATCCAGGGTCCCTCCATGACCCCCTGTTTCCCAAGACTTCCCATTCTCCAGGGACACCATGTCCCCAGACAGCCCCTGTCCCCAAAGCCCCTGTGCCCCTGGTCCCTGGTACATGCCCCCACCTCGGCACTCCTGCTCGGGGTCTCCCCAGTGATGCTCCTGGCACTGGGAGCAGATACGGCCCCCGAAGCCGGGCCGGCACTTGCACTGCCCTGTCACCTGTAGTGAGAGCAGCGTCCTCAGCTAGGCAGCTTGCCTGgtgctgggagggcagcagagcCATGCTGCGGTGCTGGGGGTCTCACCGTGTCACAGGCGGGGTGCAGGGCATGTGTGGGGTGGCAGCCACAGGGCTCACAGCCTCCTGGTCCCCCCAGGTTCCAGAAGTGGGGTGCGCAGCGGTCACAGCTCTTGCCCACCACATTGGGCCGGCAGGCGCAGGTGCCCATGCCACGGTCGCAGGCACAGGTGTTGGCGGTGCAGTGGGAGGCCAGGGTTCCCCGTGGGTcacagctgcagcctgcaggcaggtgggcgactgtgtggggctcagCCCATACCCCCTGCCCAGGCAATGCTCTCCTGGCACCTAGCCCCAGCACCCAAAATCCCCTGCCTGGCTCTGAACCCATGCACAGCCCCAAACCCCCTGATCCCAACATCCCCCCAATCCTGATCCCTGTCTCCTGCCCAGTCCTGACCCTGGGCACAGCcccaaccccctgcccccctACAGCCCCAAACCCTTCTGGTCCTGATCCCAGCCACTCCCGAACCCCCAGACACCCCCAAAACCTGACCAACCCActccatacacacacacacacaaccccaaTTCCCTTGCACCCCGATGCAGCCCCAACCCTCTCTTCCACCCCAACCCCTTGCATGTCCCCAAAACCCCCTGCACATCCCCAAACCCTcacacagccccagcactggcacagtccaacctcctgctccagTGCAGCCCCCTGCCACACTCACGCCGACAGCTGCGCTGCAGGGCATTGCCATAGTAGCCGGGCTGGCAGTGGGCACAGCGGGGCCCGGTGGTGTGGtacaggcagcgcaggcagcgccccGTGTGGGGGTCACAGGCCCCTGGGTCACTGGCATCAATGTTGTTGTTGCACTGGCAGGGCCTGCACACCCCCCCCTCCATCTCTGGCGCCCCGAAGTAGCCAGGGGAGCAGCGGTCACAGCGGGGCCCTGTGGGGAGTGGGGTTGTGGGTGCCAGGGGTCCCACAGACCTGGCGCCTGGAAGTCTCTGCTGCACAGTGCCCACCCTGCCCCTCACCGGCATATCCAGGCGCGCAGAGGCAGACTATGTGGTGGGTCTCCTCATCGGCATGGCAGGCACTCCCATGGTAGTGCCGCGTGCCAGGATAGCCGGGGCAGGGACAGGGCCGGCACTGCTGCCCCGAGCCTAGCACCGGGTCCCCGTAGTAACCATCCTGGCACCTGCAAGGATGAGAGATGGGTGCCCCGAGGATCCATTCAGTCCTATCCCACCATCCCATCTCATCCATGACATGCCATGCTATCATATCCCATCTCATCTCATCCATCCCATCATATCCCATCCCACTGTATTCCATCCTACCCCACCGCATCATGtccatcccatcccaccatCCCATTATATCCCATCTCATCTCATCCCACCCCATACCATCATATCCATCCCATTCCATCCTACCATCCCATCTCATCCATCCCGTGCCATATCATCATATTCCATCTCATCTCATCTATCCCATCATATCCTATCCCACTATCCCATCCAATCTCACCCCATCATACCCCATCCCATTgtatcccatcccatcccatcccatcccatcccatctcatcccaccccaccccatcccatcccaccatATCCCATTCCacgccatgccatgccatgctgtTCCATCTCCTCCCCTCTGATCGGGCTCACCTCTCACAGTGCCGGCCGGCGGTGTGGTCACGGCagcgcaggcagctgcctgtccAGGGGTCGCACTCCTCTGTGTGCCCGTTGCACTGGCAGGGCCGGCAGGAGGGGAAGCCCCAGTGGCCAGGCTGGCACTGGTCACACTGTCGGCCCACGGCACCGGGCTGGCACTGGCACTGCCCACTCACCGCATCACACAGCTGTGACACCGAGCCCTccggggagcaggagcaggctgcaggACAACATGGCTTAGGTCAGGGACATGGGTGCAGGGGCAcagggatggacagacagacagatggggAACCAGAACCCAGGGCATGCCCAACCCACAGGCTATTGCACAGGAGGGTTCATGTGGGCAGACGGATGGGCAGACAGACAGAGTGAGTGAGTGCAAGGCAGGACAGCGCCCACCCCAGGCAGGAGTGTGGGGCccagatggatggatggatggacggatggacaGACAGAGGGGGAACTGGGACCCAACACACAGGCTGCAAGACGGCAGGGCTGAGATGGACACGTGCGCAGACAGATGGGCAGACAGACAAGTGAACAGGCAGATGGGCAGCAAATGGGGCTCTGATGGCTGGACGGGCAGAGAGACAAGAGGGACAGGTTTGGCTGGCAGGTGCAGATCCTGCTACTCACAGCTGCAGCCGAGGGGCCCGAAGCCATAGCTTCCCAGGGCACAGCGGTCACAGCGCCGGCCGAGGACGTGGGGCTTGCACTCACACTGCCCTCCCTGCGCCTGGCACTCGCTGCTGCGGGAGCCCTGCGGGTCGCACTGGCAGGCTGCGGGCAGTAGGGCCAGTGtggggccagggctgccctgcctgcacactGCCCACACCCTGCACACACCCTGCCCAAGCCCTGCCACGGCTCCCCTTCCATGGGCATGGCCTCATCCTGACCCCCTGCAACAAGCACAATCATCCTGACCCActggcacaggcagccctgcccaCCCTGTGGAGGCATGGCCCCATCCCGACCCACTGTGCCAAGCACAGCTCCACCCTCACCTGCTGCCCCGGGCACATCCCTGGAccccatcccagtgccccccactcACGCAGGGCCCCGCCGTGCAGCAGGGCTGAGATGCTGCAGACCAGGCGGGTGCAGGCCTGGGCCAGGTTGTGGGGGGGGGCCATGTGAAATGCCTCCAGGCACTGGTACCGCTCCAGCTCCTCCCGGCGCGTTgctgccgccgcctccgccccaTGGAAACCCGGCAGTTCTGACACCCGCGGCAGGAGCACCAGCTGTGCCAAGCAGTGGGGTGGGGGTAGAGGAGGTGGGTCTGGGGGCCAGAGCCATCCCCCAGTGTGGGACCTGGCCCCTGCTCCTGGGCCGGGTCCATctgccctggggcagccccaaCCCTGCTGGGAGGCCTGACCAACCCAGCCCCatcagcagccccagctccactGATATTCCCATCCAAATTGCCATCCCCACAGGCATCCTTATCCCGATCCCCGATGACATCCCCAAGACCAGCCCCAactccatccccacccccagccccactgagatttccatcctcatcctcatccccatccctaTTCCTATCTCCATCCTCACCCCCTTTCCCATTCCCATCCCCATTCCCTCTCCCCATCTACTTTTGCATCCCCATCTCATTCGCATCCCATTCCCTTTCCCACCTCACCCCACATGCAGCCCCAGGTGGATGTCGCTGCCCACCCCAGCCCGTGATCCCCCATCCCTGCCGAGTGCCAGGCATGGGGTGCAGTGGGATCCCCCTCACCGAGTCGATGAGGATGAAGGCGCCAGGGTGGCGCTGGGTGACGCCGGCCCGTTGAAGCCGCATGGTCACCTCGTAGGGGGTGCTGGGCTCGAAGCAGAAGGGCCGGGACAGCAGCACGTACCTGTACAGGGGCAGATGTCAGGGCACAGGCACCCCAGGGCAATGGGGATGGCCAtgggacagcagcagcacccgGCCACCTTccttgtccctgtccccatccccatccctcacCTGGGTGCAGCACTGTCCCTGTTTCCATCCCGTCCTTCAGTTCTGGGAGTGTTGCAGGGCTGTCCTTGTCCCTGCCCTATTCTGATCCCTgttcccatccccaccccatcctcatcctgatcctatccccatccccaccttcattttcattccatccccatcccattcCTATcctcatccctgtccccatcccatccccatcctcatcctcatccccatccccaccctcaTCCCATCCCGTCCCATCCCACCtctggctgtggggcaggctCTCACGGTACATCTGCTCAGAGGGCAGCAAGTTCCCGCAGCGAGGGCTGGTGGGCAGAGCCCGGGAGCTGACGCTGACCACAGCCTCCCAGTCCTCAGCTGACTGCAGTGACAGGCAAATTGGTGTCAGGGCCATGCCGTGCCATACTTGCCATGGTTGTGGCCATGGCCATGGTTGCGGCTGCGCTCACCTCGGGCTCGTAGCGCAGCAGCAGCTCGTAGTCCATGGGGTAGGGCACGTTGTCCACGCGGAAGGTCAGGCCAGCCCCGTCCCGCACCCGGGCAAAACCCGAGCCCGTCCATGTCACCATGCGCCTGGTGCCATCCCGCACCACCTCCTCCACGTCCGGCTGGGGAGGACACCAGCATGGCTTGGCTCTGTCCCCCCAGCTCTACCCCCCAGTCCTCCCCAGTCCCGCAGCACCCCGCCatgccccatcccacccccctgGGGCTCACCTTGGGGGGCTTCTGGCGGCTGCGGCGTGAGGTggcacggggctggggggcacgggggaGGCTGCGCTGGTGCCGTGGGCGCCCCTTCCGCACCCCCGGCTCCCCCATGTTGTACTCCAGGCAGTCCTGGGGCACCTCCGCCCGGATGGTGCCCTGTGGGGATGGGGTCAGGGGATGGGTGTCATGCACGGGGACAGCCATGCTCAGGGACAGCCATGCATGGAACACAGTGCACAAGGCTAGGCTGGGAGTGCAGGGACACCCCCAGGAGACTCACCGGGAGCTGAGGGTGACCGGGGCCGTGGCCAGTGGCCTGTTCGGCCTCGTAGGTGTAGTAGTCGAGGGGGGCGCAGAAGAAGCCAGGCTGTACCTGGTCACACTGCCGCCCCATGAGGTGGGGACGGCAGGGACAAGCCCCATCCTCCATGGAACACCTGGGGGTGACCATCTTGTCCCTTTGTCTGTCCTTCTGTCTGGCACTGCCCTCACCCATCCCTCCCTCTACCCCATCCCTATCCCTCCATCTCAGGGGATGGagatcccccccccccattcctccctcccttcaccACAGCCCCCTCTGCCTCTCCAGCCCTGTCCCTATCCCTCCACCAATGTCAccatccctctctccctccatgCTTGacccccatccctgtccccactctctccccccatccccatgccCCACCAGGCACTGTGCTGGGCCCCACCGGTTGCTGTAGGCTCCCCCGAAGTCACAGGAGCAGGGCCGGCAGCCCCCCACATCGTAGCTCAGCCCCCAGAACTCGGACTGCAGTAAGAAGGGGAGgtgtggggctggtgtggggcaagcccagcacagaggggtaccatggggctggggagagtCAGGGCCAGGAGCATGGtgtggggcaggctggggcacTCACCACGCACTGGCTGCAGGAGCGCCCAGCTGCAAAGCGTTTGCAGTAGCAGTCCCCACTGATCGGGTCGCAGGGGGAGCTGCCCGCTACCGTGCCCCGCGGGTCACACCTGCATGCTGACCCCCACACATGCATGCACCTGAGATGTGAGGGTCTGCCACACGGCACTGCAGCCCACGGGCTTCATGGCCCTCCCACCCAACATGTGtccttccacccccacccctccatccccaaCTCTGTCTCCATCCCTCCATACCACATCCCTCCATCCCACATCCCTCCACCACCATCCCTCTACCTCCATCCCTCCATTCTCATCCCTCCAGCTCACATCCCTCCATCCCACATCTCTCCATCCTCATCCCTCCATCACCACCCTCCATCTCACATCCCTCCATCTCCATCCCTCcacctccatccctccatcctcATCCCTCCATCCCATAATCTCACATCCCTCCATCCCACATCCCTCCATCCTCATCCCTCCATCTCACATCCCTCCATCTCCATCCCTCcacctccatccctccatcctcATCCCTCCATCCCATAATCTCACATCCCTCCATCCCACATCCCTCCATCCTCATCCCTCCATTGTCATCACTCCACCTCCATCCCTCTACCTCCATCCCATATCCCTCTATCTCCATCCCTCTATCCCCATGCCTCCATCCCATCTCCACTCCCATCCCTCCACCCCACATCCTCCTGTGCCCATCCCTGGGTCCCAGCTCACGCTGGCAGCCCTGCGGGTCTCCATGGCTGAGGCCATAGGTGCCATGCTGGCAGCGGTCACAGCGGGGACCGGCCACATTCTCCTTGCAGCGGCACTGCCCTGCAATCATGCCCAGAGCCACATCTGTGTGCCCATCGCAGGTGCCTCCATCCAGTGAGCCCGCCGGGTCACAGTCGCATGCTGCCGAGAGAAAGGCCatggagagctgcagctgccagcaatGGGAGCTGTGGGGCCAGGGCAAGCCATGGAGCTGGGAGCGGTGGCACTCACGGGCACAGGCGGTGGGGGCACGGATGTCGGAGCGGGGGTGCCGGTAGTAGAAGGGCTTGCAGAGGTGGCAGTGGCGGCCCATGGTGTtgtgctggcagctgtcacACACAGCCCCACTGGTGTTCCCCGTGGCCAGGAAGACCGCCATGTCGAAGTGGCACCGCTGCGAGTGTTCGTTGCAGTCGCAGCCTGTAGGGATGGCACCACAGCACAGCATGAGGCATCCCAAccccctgcctggcagcacccccaccccaaacctgGGGATGCAGGTCCTCAATCCCAATCCTTCAAGCCCCAGCCTgcagacccccagccccacatcccagCAGAATGCACCCCAACCCCTGCAGATTGCATCCTGCAGCACCCTGAACACCCTAAACCTCAGCCCCATGTGCAGCACCCCCAACCCCAAAGCATAGCACACAGGACCCTCAACCCCCAGCCCCAAGCCACAGCCTTCGGGATGCTGAACCCTCCACGCACAACATGCAGGACCCCTATTCCCCAACCCAGCTTGTAGGACCCCAAGCCCCCGGGCACAACacggtgctggtgctggtgcagggCACTCACGGCGGCAGGCGTTGGTGCTGGAGCCCTTTGCCGGGCGCCAGGGCAGGTCATGGTAGAAGTCCTCACAGCGCTCACAGTTCAGCCCCTGCGTGTGGTGCTCGCAGACGCAGCGCCCATGGATCTAGGGGGGAGCACCCAGCTCAGCACAGCCACCGGGTCCCACGGGGCACCATGCTGTGCTGGTGGTTGTGTGTGCCTCACCATGCCGGGGACAGGGGACGGTAGGGCGCCGGGTGCCGGGGCGCAGTGGGCAGCGTGGCCGTGACAGAAGCAGCTCCCGCGCAGCACCAACTCGTCCACGGCATAGTAGTACTTGTGCAGCACCTCCTGCCGTGTGTCCAGCAGGTTGTCCCCCAGCGTGTGTAGCTTGGTGAGGTTCACCCGCAGGTTGGTGATGCGCAGCAGGTCTGGGGGGGAGGTGGCACTGTCAGCACCCACCCCATCACCCACCAGCCCCACGGCCCCAGCACACCTGGCCACGCACCCTGGATGTTTGGGCTGTAGGGATCTGCCACAGGGATTGAGGGGTCCAGCACCTTGAAGatgacctgggagaaggaaggggtgggTGATTCCAGACCCCCCAGAATCTTCCCCCCCAGCACTGTCCCAGCCCCACGCACCTCCCCATGGCTGGAGGGCTCGATCTCAGAGTAGCGCTGGTCACACAGCACCTCATCCACCAGCCCCGAGGGCTGGCTGGGGATGCCAGGAAAGAGCTTGGAGCAGTTGTAGGCGAAGTAGCGGTAGACCTTCCAGCTGTGCCCGAAGTCGGCCGAACGCTCCACCAGCATGGCCGCGGGGCGGAAGGTCTGCGAGACACCCAGCTGGGACAGGGGccggccctgcagcccccactgGTCCCTCCtatcccatcccaccccatcccaggCACTCACGTGCCAGGACCCACCTTGAACTTCATGATGAGGTGAGTGAAGTGGAACTCGCCCTCCAGGTCCAGGCGAATGCTGACATGCTCCACACCTGGCAGGGAAAGAGAGGTGATGGCCAAGGCCAGGGAAGCCCCCCAGGATCCCGTGGCCATGCAGCCCCGAGGCACACACACATGGCAGGCGGCTCTGCGGCCA is part of the Phalacrocorax carbo chromosome 6, bPhaCar2.1, whole genome shotgun sequence genome and encodes:
- the LOC135313817 gene encoding LOW QUALITY PROTEIN: laminin subunit beta-1-like (The sequence of the model RefSeq protein was modified relative to this genomic sequence to represent the inferred CDS: inserted 2 bases in 2 codons; deleted 1 base in 1 codon): MCQLPARLGVGHHCATHGPPPACTWPLSHLAKAWCRQVPPLAWHRCWRRRQAPAALLWEQQPSPAGPSWPPPQPTWATXHLPGTXGSHGYRQSAQLPMDLLVLALLLAGAPAAGGWQEPDLNHGCTRGSCYPATGNLLVGRATRLSATSTCGLHRPQEYCIVSHLQDSEKCFTCDSRDPSLPESHRIENVIYLSSPHGQRTWWQSENGVEHVSIRLDLEGEFHFTHLIMKFKTFRPAAMLVERSADFGHSWKVYRYFAYNCSKLFPGIPSQPSGLVDEVLCDQRYSEIEPSSHGEVIFKVLDPSIPVADPYSPNIQDLLRITNLRVNLTKLHTLGDNLLDTRQEVLHKYYYAVDELVLRGSCFCHGHAAHCAPAPGALPSPVPGMIHGRCVCEHHTQGLNCERCEDFYHDLPWRPAKGSSTNACRRCDCNEHSQRCHFDMAVFLATGNTSGAVCDSCQHNTMGRHCHLCKPFYYRHPRSDIRAPTACAPCDCDPAGSLDGGTCDGHTDVALGMIAGQCRCKENVAGPRCDRCQHGTYGLSHGDPQGCQPCRCDPRGTVAGSSPCDPISGDCYCKRFAAGRSCSQCVSEFWGLSYDVGGCRPCSCDFGGAYSNRCSMEDGACPCRPHLMGRQCDQVQPGFFCAPLDYYTYEAEQATGHGPGHPQLPGTIRAEVPQDCLEYNMGEPGVRKGRPRHQRSLPRAPQPRATSRRSRQKPPKPDVEEVVRDGTRRMVTWTGSGFARVRDGAGLTFRVDNVPYPMDYELLLRYEPESAEDWEAVVSVSSRALPTSPRCGNLLPSEQMYRESLPHSQRYVLLSRPFCFEPSTPYEVTMRLQRAGVTQRHPGAFILIDSLVLLPRVSELPGFHGAEAAAATRREELERYQCLEAFHMAPPHNLAQACTRLVCSISALLHGGALPCQCDPQGSRSSECQAQGGQCECKPHVLGRRCDRCALGSYGFGPLGCSSCSCSPEGSVSQLCDAVSGQCQCQPGAVGRQCDQCQPGHWGFPSCRPCQCNGHTEECDPWTGSCLRCRDHTAGRHCERCQDGYYGDPVLGSGQQCRPCPCPGYPGTRHYHGSACHADEETHHIVCLCAPGYAGPRCDRCSPGYFGAPEMEGGVCRPCQCNNNIDASDPGACDPHTGRCLRCLYHTTGPRCAHCQPGYYGNALQRSCRRCSCDPRGTLASHCTANTCACDRGMGTCACRPNVVGKSCDRCAPHFWNLGGPGGCEPCGCHPTHALHPACDTVTGQCKCRPGFGGRICSQCQEHHWGDPEQECRACECEPLGTESPQCEQSSGQCQCRPGFGGLRCDHCQRGYQEAFPHCSPCHPCFGRWDLALGSMRDWLQRLRAQARALQEGGSVPLLSPHRLRALEEMLGHVERLLGKGGSPSGPLLNSLPGQLDGTRMELDDFWKQLQELEQDLDQLAQADVQHHNRLARLSHKLGGLNQTASHLQILLSTVAAAGFSESYRSILASVEDSRQAEVVANGTASELNGAQATQRAAEQVLRQQGDAFRRSTAAARKSLREAQKRVMGLSIARINEKICGLPGDRSCEQAPCGGALCRDSMGTRHCGGTGCIGALSVSARALSSARNASQQLEVALGQLGVVAQKTQEVQELARGARSQAEEALGHSQAARSHADKATAQLRDFIRRIKAFLAEEGADPGSIELVARQVLNISLPSSPGRIQELLQEMQESIGQLEGVDAVLNSTAQGLAMARGLLAQGQDARQRAEGVRDELVVTQRALDAARVQVMAAGSTLRSARDAIRVAESRAKEAERRLQALEGMELRAQRQLQKLAQRVTALQEQGQDVHRVAQQAKDGAQHASAASGTLSQDLAQVTQRYMVLKGRVSGLAGVSSGALQRVTQLTAEARNLLDKASSSKRKLEELEQHFVANERAMAAKAKRLQALEQQVWGLLEEIRERANAYATC